In a genomic window of Streptomyces sp. NBC_01231:
- a CDS encoding GntR family transcriptional regulator, whose amino-acid sequence MVVTQENVAVNGSRRLSPQEIADVLRERIRTGDLKAGDRLPTQAELAEEFGVERGTVRQALRALQDDGLLSNVSKGSPPRIAEPARAVGEQPQPTMVGLAPRLTEAFAAPHVRVAAACLTAESLMLALGAPIRLIHEGRIRPESIDVRILLPSREIPLAFPVPVEGRGEDDDPVHERWLAQRNAQGHVLKHNLRALRSSHGIDVQVRFRALPFTPPVKLYLLNEEEALIAYYMITRREEASDSGTLDMYDVLGTESLLFSFEKRSGQRDAAFVEESEKWFDALWATITTDLTLS is encoded by the coding sequence TTGGTCGTGACTCAGGAGAACGTGGCAGTGAACGGCAGCAGAAGGCTCTCGCCCCAGGAGATCGCCGATGTCCTGCGGGAGCGGATCCGCACCGGCGACCTCAAGGCGGGCGACCGCCTGCCCACCCAGGCCGAACTCGCCGAGGAGTTCGGCGTGGAACGCGGCACGGTCCGCCAGGCTCTGCGCGCCCTCCAGGACGACGGCCTCCTGAGCAACGTCAGCAAGGGCAGTCCGCCCCGCATCGCGGAACCGGCCCGGGCGGTGGGGGAGCAGCCGCAGCCGACGATGGTGGGCCTCGCGCCCCGCCTGACGGAGGCGTTCGCGGCACCGCACGTCCGCGTGGCCGCGGCCTGTCTCACCGCCGAGTCCCTGATGCTGGCCCTGGGAGCGCCGATCCGTCTGATCCACGAGGGCCGCATCCGCCCAGAGTCGATCGACGTCCGTATCCTGCTGCCCTCCCGCGAGATTCCTCTCGCGTTCCCCGTCCCGGTGGAGGGCCGCGGCGAGGACGACGACCCGGTCCACGAGCGCTGGCTCGCCCAACGCAACGCCCAGGGCCACGTCCTCAAACACAACCTCCGTGCCCTGCGTTCCTCCCACGGCATCGACGTCCAGGTCAGGTTCCGCGCGCTGCCCTTCACCCCGCCGGTGAAGCTGTACCTCCTGAACGAGGAGGAGGCGCTGATCGCGTACTACATGATCACGCGCCGGGAGGAAGCCTCCGACAGCGGAACCCTGGACATGTACGACGTGCTGGGCACCGAATCCCTCCTCTTCTCCTTCGAGAAGCGGTCCGGTCAGCGGGATGCCGCGTTCGTGGAGGAATCCGAGAAGTGGTTCGACGCCCTCTGGGCAACCATCACGACGGACCTGACACTCTCCTAG
- a CDS encoding GntR family transcriptional regulator, with translation MVVDPKHAAVNGRKRAQPPHTSHHEVADELRARILSGQLRPGQRMPTQAKLADEFGVERGVVRQALQILQSERLLTNVSKGSPATVAPDRGLTRMTAGPAAPPLPTTVALGPRIAAAFDAPHVEIDALCLTAVSLTLAMGEPLREIHAGRMNPAKVDVRVLLPSRDIDLAFPVPVEGRGDVDPVHERWLAMRNAQGQVLKHNLLALRATHGIDVRVTFRALPFTPPVKLYLLNGAEALFAYYTLGRHEAEIDHEYLETYDAEGTQSMLFAFEQGAGLRDTTFVEQSHLWFNALWETISSELTLTS, from the coding sequence TTGGTGGTGGACCCTAAACACGCCGCCGTCAATGGGCGGAAGAGGGCACAGCCGCCACACACGTCACATCACGAGGTGGCCGACGAACTGCGCGCCCGGATCCTGTCCGGACAGCTGCGGCCGGGCCAGCGCATGCCCACCCAGGCCAAGCTGGCCGACGAGTTCGGGGTCGAGCGGGGAGTCGTACGGCAGGCGCTGCAGATCCTTCAGTCGGAGCGGTTGCTGACCAACGTATCCAAGGGAAGTCCCGCGACCGTGGCGCCGGATCGGGGCCTGACCAGGATGACGGCCGGGCCCGCCGCGCCCCCGCTGCCCACCACGGTGGCCCTCGGGCCCCGGATCGCGGCCGCCTTCGACGCCCCGCACGTCGAGATCGACGCCCTGTGTCTGACCGCGGTCTCCCTCACCCTCGCCATGGGCGAGCCCCTGCGCGAGATCCACGCCGGGCGAATGAATCCGGCCAAGGTCGACGTCCGGGTCCTGCTGCCGAGCCGGGACATCGACCTCGCCTTCCCGGTGCCGGTCGAGGGGCGCGGGGACGTCGACCCGGTGCACGAACGCTGGTTGGCCATGCGCAACGCCCAGGGGCAGGTGCTGAAGCACAACCTGCTGGCTCTGCGCGCCACCCACGGCATCGACGTGCGCGTCACCTTCCGCGCGCTGCCCTTCACCCCGCCGGTGAAGCTGTATCTGCTCAACGGAGCGGAGGCGCTGTTCGCGTACTACACGCTGGGCCGCCATGAGGCGGAGATCGACCACGAGTACCTGGAGACGTACGACGCCGAGGGCACCCAGTCGATGCTGTTCGCCTTCGAGCAGGGCGCCGGCCTGCGGGACACGACCTTCGTGGAGCAGTCCCACCTGTGGTTCAACGCACTGTGGGAGACGATCAGTTCGGAGCTGACGCTCACGAGCTGA
- a CDS encoding GNAT family N-acetyltransferase has protein sequence MTRPHPDIDVRPITEAELADWLRAVNTGFLRAPTVPDSDLEARRTQFEPGRFLGAFDGGRCVATFRSFDQQLTVVGGATVPADAVTGVTVTATHRRHGLLTRMMAQDLTAAKDRGDVVATLIAAEYPIYGRYGFGPGTWMAEWTIDVPRTGLDLRRRVPDDGGRIDLVDGDDVRTLGPELHERVRRAQPGAVSREEMWWRVNTGVVRFDPTWTEPFYAVYRSPEGEVEGLVSYASDDNWHDKQPHNTATVNWLIASTPAAERALWRYLCSIDWITHVKSGWRAPDDLLPFFLPDPRAARITAQSDWLWVRLLDVERALEARTYEGEGSLVLEVTDRDGLTGGRYRLEASSEGGSCTPTTAGADLSLDVADLAALWLGDESAVRLAALGRVREERAGAGRSADALLRTSRRPWCPDIF, from the coding sequence ATGACGCGCCCGCACCCCGACATCGACGTACGTCCCATCACCGAAGCCGAACTCGCCGACTGGCTGCGCGCCGTGAACACCGGGTTCCTGCGCGCACCCACCGTCCCGGACAGCGATCTCGAGGCCCGGCGCACCCAGTTCGAACCCGGCCGCTTCCTCGGCGCGTTCGACGGTGGCCGGTGCGTCGCGACCTTCCGTTCCTTCGACCAGCAGCTCACCGTCGTCGGCGGCGCGACCGTCCCCGCCGACGCCGTCACCGGCGTCACCGTCACCGCCACCCACCGCCGCCACGGCCTGCTCACCCGCATGATGGCCCAGGACCTGACGGCCGCGAAGGACCGCGGAGACGTCGTCGCGACGCTGATCGCCGCCGAGTACCCCATCTACGGCCGCTACGGCTTCGGCCCCGGCACCTGGATGGCCGAGTGGACGATCGACGTCCCCCGCACCGGCCTCGACCTGCGCCGCCGCGTCCCGGACGACGGCGGCCGTATCGACCTGGTGGACGGGGACGACGTCCGCACGCTGGGCCCCGAACTCCACGAGCGGGTACGCCGAGCCCAGCCGGGCGCGGTCAGCCGCGAGGAGATGTGGTGGCGGGTCAACACGGGAGTCGTACGGTTCGACCCGACGTGGACCGAGCCGTTCTACGCCGTGTACCGCTCGCCGGAGGGCGAGGTGGAGGGGCTGGTTTCGTATGCGTCGGACGACAACTGGCACGACAAGCAGCCGCACAACACGGCGACCGTGAACTGGCTGATCGCGTCGACCCCGGCCGCCGAGCGGGCCCTGTGGCGCTACCTCTGCTCGATCGACTGGATCACCCACGTCAAGAGCGGCTGGCGGGCCCCCGACGACCTGCTCCCGTTCTTCCTGCCCGACCCGAGGGCGGCCAGGATCACCGCGCAGTCGGACTGGCTGTGGGTGCGGCTCCTGGACGTCGAACGGGCGCTGGAGGCGCGGACGTACGAGGGGGAGGGGTCGCTGGTGCTGGAGGTGACCGACCGGGACGGACTGACCGGCGGCCGCTACCGGCTGGAGGCCTCCTCGGAGGGCGGCTCCTGTACGCCGACGACCGCGGGCGCCGACCTCAGCCTCGACGTGGCCGACCTGGCCGCGCTGTGGCTCGGCGACGAGTCGGCCGTACGGCTGGCGGCGCTGGGGCGGGTGCGGGAAGAACGAGCGGGCGCCGGCCGGTCGGCCGACGCCCTGCTGCGTACGTCCAGGCGTCCTTGGTGCCCGGACATCTTCTGA
- a CDS encoding asparaginase, whose protein sequence is MPASTAVPPPTPPGQPVPSVPPVLAEVVRSGFVEGRHRGSLVLLDADGGVELALGDVAVPVFPRSSNKPMQAAGVLRAGLDLAGERLALAAASHSGEPFHRDLVHKMLDEYGLDEGQLQCPPDLPLDAEERETYLASGAVRSRVTMNCSGKHTAMLAACALRDWPLDSYLDPAHPLQQLIHRGVEEAAGEPVAAVGTDGCGAPLMAITLTGLARAYRSFVLAAPDSPEHRVATAMRAHPEYVAGTRRPDTWLMRELPGTLSKMGAEAVQAVALPDGRALAFKVEDGGLRALGPVLARALRLMGVESPVVERIGRAPLMGGADEVGEIRAAF, encoded by the coding sequence ATGCCCGCGTCCACTGCCGTGCCGCCGCCCACACCGCCCGGGCAGCCCGTGCCGTCCGTACCGCCGGTTCTCGCGGAGGTCGTCCGCTCCGGGTTCGTCGAAGGGCGGCACCGGGGCAGTCTGGTCCTGCTGGACGCCGACGGAGGCGTGGAACTGGCCCTCGGGGATGTGGCGGTCCCCGTCTTCCCGCGCTCCTCCAACAAACCGATGCAGGCGGCGGGCGTGCTGCGGGCGGGCCTGGACCTGGCGGGCGAGCGCCTCGCACTGGCCGCGGCCAGCCACTCCGGCGAGCCCTTCCACCGCGACCTGGTCCACAAGATGCTGGACGAGTACGGGCTGGACGAGGGGCAGCTCCAGTGCCCGCCCGACCTCCCGCTGGACGCGGAGGAACGGGAGACGTACCTGGCGTCGGGCGCGGTCCGCTCCCGCGTGACCATGAACTGCTCCGGCAAGCACACGGCGATGCTGGCGGCGTGCGCGCTGCGGGACTGGCCGCTGGACTCCTACCTGGACCCGGCTCACCCCCTCCAGCAGCTCATCCACAGGGGTGTGGAGGAGGCGGCCGGCGAACCGGTGGCCGCCGTGGGCACGGACGGCTGCGGCGCGCCCCTGATGGCGATCACCCTCACCGGCCTGGCCCGCGCCTACCGTTCCTTCGTCCTCGCCGCCCCGGACAGCCCCGAACACCGCGTCGCCACCGCCATGCGCGCCCACCCCGAGTACGTCGCCGGCACCCGCCGCCCCGACACCTGGCTGATGCGCGAACTCCCCGGCACGCTGTCGAAGATGGGTGCGGAGGCCGTCCAGGCGGTCGCGCTCCCGGACGGCCGCGCCCTCGCCTTCAAGGTGGAGGACGGCGGCCTCCGAGCCCTGGGCCCCGTGCTGGCACGCGCCCTCAGGCTCATGGGAGTGGAGTCCCCGGTCGTCGAACGGATCGGGCGGGCACCGCTGATGGGGGGAGCGGACGAGGTGGGGGAGATCCGGGCTGCTTTCTGA
- a CDS encoding aerial mycelium formation protein, with product MSTPITGQLSTQRPPVQRTDSPRLPADPPEPDLTVLSLPELRTLRRDAQRDEADLSYVRRLLQGRIDILRAELGRRSPAGATAVVTVEETSVVERLSEILTDAPARHRSSARHVTLGTPHSEEYRLLAAEALAEVELSDLEARTDLELSTAMGRLVRCEQRVSRRRQRLQRTADDCSAEIARRYREGEAQVDDLLV from the coding sequence ATGAGCACACCGATTACCGGGCAGCTGAGCACCCAGCGGCCGCCCGTGCAGCGCACCGACAGTCCACGGCTGCCCGCCGACCCGCCCGAACCCGACCTGACCGTGCTGAGCCTGCCCGAACTGCGCACTTTGCGCCGGGACGCCCAGCGCGACGAGGCCGACCTCAGCTATGTGCGCCGGCTGCTCCAGGGCCGTATCGACATCCTGCGGGCCGAGTTGGGGCGGCGGTCCCCGGCGGGGGCGACGGCCGTCGTGACCGTGGAGGAGACATCCGTGGTCGAGCGGCTGTCGGAGATCCTCACCGACGCCCCGGCCCGGCACCGCTCCTCCGCCCGCCATGTGACGCTGGGCACGCCGCACAGCGAGGAGTACCGGCTGCTGGCCGCGGAGGCGCTCGCCGAGGTCGAGTTGTCGGACCTGGAGGCGCGCACCGACCTGGAGTTGAGCACGGCGATGGGACGGCTCGTACGGTGCGAGCAGCGGGTGTCCCGGCGTCGGCAACGGCTGCAGCGGACGGCCGACGACTGCAGCGCGGAGATCGCCCGCAGGTACCGTGAAGGGGAAGCACAAGTCGACGACCTGCTCGTCTGA
- the dtd gene encoding D-aminoacyl-tRNA deacylase, with protein MRAVVQRVDGASVVVDGETVGEIDGEGLCVLVGVTHEDTKEKAAQLARKLWSIRMLADEKSCSDIDAPLLVISQFTLYGDARKGRRPTWNAAAPGDVAEPLVDEVVAGLRSLGATVATGRFGAQMRVSLTNDGPFTVLVEI; from the coding sequence ATGCGTGCGGTGGTGCAGAGGGTGGACGGCGCGAGCGTCGTCGTGGACGGTGAGACGGTCGGGGAGATCGACGGCGAGGGGCTGTGTGTCCTCGTCGGGGTGACCCACGAGGACACCAAGGAGAAGGCGGCCCAGCTCGCCCGGAAGCTGTGGTCGATCCGCATGCTGGCGGACGAGAAGTCGTGCAGCGACATCGACGCGCCGCTCCTCGTCATCAGCCAGTTCACCCTGTACGGCGACGCCCGCAAGGGCCGCCGCCCCACCTGGAACGCGGCCGCCCCGGGCGACGTGGCCGAGCCGCTGGTCGACGAGGTGGTCGCCGGGCTCCGCTCGCTGGGCGCGACGGTGGCGACGGGCCGCTTCGGCGCGCAGATGCGCGTCTCGCTGACCAACGACGGCCCGTTCACCGTGCTCGTCGAGATCTAG
- a CDS encoding folate-binding protein translates to MKSPLLTLPGAVPAEGVDEGVAAHYGDLFREQRALADGTGFVDLSHRGVVTVSGDDRLSWLHLLLTQHVSDLPTGQATEALILSAHGHIEHALYLVDDGSTVWAHVEPGTQDALIAYLESMKFFYRVDVADRTADFAVVHLPAGSIAEVPEGVAVRETAYGRDLFLPRAELETYAEKSGPAVGILAHEALRVEQHRPRLGFETDHRTIPHELGWIDTAVHLQKGCYRGQETVARVQNLGKPPRRLVFLHLDGSEVHLPPAGTEIRLADDEPDGRKIGFITTSVRHHELGPVALALVKRNVPLDARLVADTTAAAQEVVVEP, encoded by the coding sequence ATGAAGAGCCCTCTGCTGACCCTGCCCGGCGCCGTCCCCGCCGAAGGCGTGGACGAAGGTGTCGCCGCCCACTACGGCGACCTGTTCCGCGAGCAGCGCGCCCTCGCCGACGGCACCGGCTTCGTCGACCTCTCGCACCGCGGAGTCGTCACCGTATCCGGGGACGACCGGCTGAGCTGGCTGCACCTCCTGCTCACCCAGCACGTCAGTGACCTGCCGACGGGACAGGCCACCGAGGCGCTGATCCTGTCCGCGCACGGCCACATCGAGCACGCCCTGTACCTGGTGGACGACGGCTCGACGGTCTGGGCGCACGTCGAGCCCGGCACTCAGGACGCGCTGATCGCCTACCTGGAGTCGATGAAGTTCTTCTACCGGGTCGACGTCGCCGACCGCACCGCGGACTTCGCGGTCGTCCACCTGCCCGCCGGTTCGATCGCCGAGGTCCCCGAGGGCGTCGCCGTACGCGAGACGGCGTACGGCCGTGATCTGTTCCTCCCGCGCGCCGAGCTGGAGACGTACGCCGAGAAGTCCGGCCCCGCGGTCGGGATCCTCGCCCACGAGGCCCTGCGCGTCGAGCAGCACCGCCCCCGCCTCGGCTTCGAGACCGACCACCGCACCATCCCGCACGAGCTGGGCTGGATCGACACCGCGGTGCACCTCCAGAAGGGCTGCTACCGCGGCCAGGAGACCGTCGCCCGCGTCCAGAACCTGGGCAAGCCCCCGCGCCGGCTGGTCTTCCTCCACCTGGACGGCAGCGAGGTCCATCTGCCGCCGGCCGGCACGGAGATCCGCCTCGCGGACGACGAACCCGACGGCCGCAAGATCGGCTTCATCACGACGTCCGTACGGCATCACGAACTCGGCCCGGTCGCCCTGGCCCTGGTGAAGCGGAACGTGCCGCTGGACGCGCGTCTCGTGGCGGACACGACGGCGGCGGCCCAGGAAGTCGTCGTAGAGCCCTAG
- a CDS encoding transcriptional repressor: MVSTDWKSDLRQRGYRLTPQRQLVLEAVDTLEHATPDDILVEVRKTASGVNISTVYRTLELLEELGLVSHAHLGHGAPTYHLADRHHHIHLVCRDCTNVIEADVSVAAEFTAKLRREFGFDTDMKHFAIFGRCKDCSLKGSTTES; the protein is encoded by the coding sequence GTGGTGAGCACCGACTGGAAGAGTGACCTCAGGCAGCGCGGCTACCGGCTGACGCCGCAGCGGCAACTCGTGCTCGAAGCCGTGGACACCCTGGAACACGCGACCCCCGACGACATCCTCGTGGAAGTACGGAAGACGGCGTCGGGGGTCAACATCTCCACGGTCTACCGGACCCTGGAGCTGCTGGAGGAGCTCGGGCTGGTCAGCCACGCGCACCTCGGGCACGGCGCGCCGACCTACCATCTGGCCGACCGGCACCATCACATCCACCTGGTCTGCCGGGACTGTACGAACGTGATCGAGGCGGACGTGAGTGTGGCCGCCGAGTTCACCGCCAAGCTCCGGCGCGAGTTCGGCTTCGACACCGACATGAAGCACTTCGCGATCTTCGGTCGCTGTAAGGACTGCTCCCTGAAGGGTTCAACTACCGAGTCGTAG
- a CDS encoding FABP family protein, whose product MIEIPSDLHKELVPLAFLLGNWAGAGVHDFPGSEKCNFGQEVTFTHDGRDFLEYRSHTWVLDNDGNKVRPLETESGFWRIDADRKVEVTMTRDDGVVEIWYGELAHQKPQIDLVTDAVARTAASGPYTGGKRLYGYVKSDLMWVGEKQTPEVELRPYMSAHLKKVVTPEDVERWAKALPDDMPDDGIAFFK is encoded by the coding sequence ATGATCGAGATCCCGTCCGACCTCCACAAGGAGCTCGTGCCCCTCGCCTTCCTGCTCGGCAACTGGGCCGGCGCGGGCGTGCACGACTTCCCCGGCTCCGAGAAGTGCAACTTCGGGCAGGAGGTCACCTTCACCCACGACGGCCGGGACTTCCTGGAGTACCGCTCCCACACCTGGGTGCTGGACAACGACGGCAACAAGGTCCGGCCCCTGGAGACCGAGTCCGGCTTCTGGCGCATCGACGCCGACCGCAAGGTCGAGGTGACGATGACCCGCGACGACGGCGTCGTCGAGATCTGGTACGGCGAGCTGGCCCACCAGAAGCCGCAGATCGACCTGGTCACCGACGCGGTCGCGCGCACCGCCGCCTCCGGCCCGTACACCGGCGGCAAGCGTCTGTACGGCTACGTCAAGTCCGACCTCATGTGGGTGGGCGAGAAGCAGACCCCCGAGGTCGAGCTGCGCCCCTACATGTCGGCCCACCTGAAGAAGGTCGTCACCCCGGAGGACGTCGAACGCTGGGCCAAGGCCCTTCCCGACGACATGCCGGACGACGGCATCGCGTTCTTCAAGTAG
- a CDS encoding DsrE family protein, with protein MAKKLVIKVTAGADAPERCSQAFTVAAVAVASGVDVSLWLTGESAWFALPGRAAEFDLPHAAPLPDLLDSIRSAGRVTLCTQCAARRDITEKDVIEGVRIAGAQVFVQEALGDETQALVY; from the coding sequence ATGGCGAAGAAGCTCGTGATCAAGGTGACGGCAGGGGCGGACGCCCCCGAGCGCTGCTCGCAGGCGTTCACGGTGGCGGCAGTGGCCGTGGCCAGCGGTGTCGATGTGTCCCTGTGGCTGACCGGCGAGTCCGCCTGGTTCGCGCTCCCGGGTCGCGCCGCCGAGTTCGACCTCCCGCACGCCGCGCCGCTGCCCGACCTCCTCGACTCGATCCGGTCGGCGGGCCGCGTCACCCTGTGCACGCAGTGCGCGGCCCGCCGGGACATCACGGAGAAGGACGTCATCGAGGGCGTACGCATCGCCGGCGCCCAGGTCTTCGTCCAGGAGGCTCTGGGAGACGAGACACAGGCGCTCGTCTACTGA
- a CDS encoding DUF3099 domain-containing protein — MYARRRRTYFVLMGVCITLFVLAWGVVRIWSVPVAVGMCVVAMLIPPFAAMVANRRGPDDRWWDDPSGDPKSDEWWDELDGRKPPR, encoded by the coding sequence ATGTACGCACGGCGGCGTCGCACGTATTTCGTCCTGATGGGCGTCTGCATCACGCTGTTCGTCCTGGCCTGGGGAGTGGTGCGCATCTGGTCGGTCCCGGTGGCCGTCGGGATGTGCGTGGTCGCGATGCTCATCCCGCCGTTCGCGGCGATGGTCGCGAACCGACGCGGCCCCGACGACCGCTGGTGGGACGACCCCTCCGGCGACCCGAAGTCCGACGAGTGGTGGGACGAGCTGGACGGGCGGAAACCGCCGCGGTAG
- a CDS encoding DUF1416 domain-containing protein, with product MCGAKAGGPDASTIKPGETTIQGQVTRDGEPVVGYVRLLDSTGEFTAEVPTSATGQFRFYAAEGTWTVRALVPGGTADRTVVAQQGGLAEVAIAV from the coding sequence ATGTGTGGAGCGAAGGCCGGCGGCCCGGACGCCTCGACGATCAAGCCCGGTGAGACCACCATCCAGGGTCAGGTGACCCGCGACGGCGAGCCGGTGGTCGGCTACGTCCGTCTGCTCGACTCGACCGGCGAGTTCACCGCGGAGGTCCCCACCTCCGCCACGGGGCAGTTCCGCTTCTACGCGGCCGAGGGCACCTGGACCGTCCGCGCCCTCGTCCCCGGCGGTACCGCCGACCGCACGGTCGTCGCCCAGCAGGGCGGCCTGGCGGAGGTCGCGATCGCGGTCTGA
- a CDS encoding sulfurtransferase translates to MSRSDVLVDADWVQDHLDDPSIAIVEVDEDTSAYEKNHIRNAIRIDWTKDLQDPVRRDFVDQEGFEKLLSTKGIANDTLVILYGGNNNWFASYAYWYFKLYGHENVKLLDGGRKKWELDARELVEDVPERATTAYTAKPQNTAIRAFRDDVVAAIGAQNLVDVRSPDEFSGKLLAPAHLPQEQSQRPGHVPSARNIPWSKNANDDGTFKSDDELKELYAEEQVDLAKDTIAYCRIGERSALTWFVLHELLGVENVKNYDGSWTEYGSLVGVPIELGANK, encoded by the coding sequence ATGAGCCGCAGCGACGTCCTGGTAGACGCCGACTGGGTCCAGGACCACCTGGACGACCCGAGCATCGCGATTGTGGAGGTGGACGAAGACACGTCCGCCTACGAGAAGAACCACATCCGCAACGCGATCCGCATCGACTGGACCAAGGACCTCCAGGACCCGGTCCGCCGTGACTTCGTCGACCAGGAGGGCTTCGAGAAGCTCCTGTCGACGAAGGGCATCGCCAACGACACGCTGGTGATCCTCTACGGCGGCAACAACAACTGGTTCGCCTCGTACGCCTACTGGTACTTCAAGCTGTACGGCCACGAGAACGTCAAGCTTCTCGACGGCGGCCGCAAGAAGTGGGAGCTGGACGCCCGCGAGCTGGTCGAGGACGTGCCCGAGCGCGCCACCACCGCGTACACGGCCAAGCCGCAGAACACGGCCATCCGCGCCTTCCGTGACGACGTCGTCGCCGCGATCGGTGCGCAGAACCTGGTCGACGTCCGCTCGCCCGACGAGTTCTCCGGCAAGCTGCTCGCCCCCGCGCACCTGCCGCAGGAGCAGTCGCAGCGTCCGGGCCACGTCCCGTCCGCGCGCAACATCCCGTGGTCGAAGAACGCCAACGACGACGGCACCTTCAAGTCGGACGACGAGCTCAAGGAGCTCTACGCCGAGGAGCAGGTGGACCTCGCCAAGGACACCATCGCCTACTGCCGCATCGGTGAGCGCTCCGCGCTGACCTGGTTCGTCCTGCACGAGCTGCTCGGTGTGGAGAACGTCAAGAACTACGACGGCTCCTGGACCGAGTACGGCTCCCTCGTCGGCGTGCCGATCGAGCTCGGCGCCAACAAGTAG
- a CDS encoding DUF2993 domain-containing protein, with amino-acid sequence MRALRILLILVVIFGGLFVIADRVAVNFAEGEVADKLKTSENLDTTPDVSIKGFPFLTQVVGGALDDVQVGIADYEADTGTDGGTIRIDDLEANMKGVEFSGDYSSATASTATGTASVTYDELLKAAKSEPTQVAPGVTANIVGLSDGGNGKIKVAVEATVFGTKLPNPVDVLSTVTAKGDTVRVHADNLPSFGGVDLAENRVRAITDFQQKIEGLPGGIQLDKVQAAKSGVEITVKGSNVKLAG; translated from the coding sequence ATGCGCGCACTTCGAATACTTCTGATCCTTGTCGTGATATTCGGGGGCCTCTTCGTGATCGCCGACCGCGTCGCGGTCAACTTCGCGGAGGGCGAGGTCGCGGACAAGCTGAAGACCAGCGAGAACCTGGACACCACCCCGGACGTCTCCATCAAGGGCTTCCCCTTCCTCACCCAGGTCGTCGGCGGTGCGCTGGACGACGTCCAGGTCGGCATCGCGGACTACGAGGCGGACACCGGCACGGACGGCGGGACGATCCGTATCGACGACCTCGAAGCGAACATGAAGGGCGTCGAGTTCTCCGGCGACTACAGCTCCGCCACCGCGTCCACCGCCACCGGCACGGCGTCCGTCACCTACGACGAGCTGCTCAAGGCCGCCAAGTCCGAGCCCACCCAGGTCGCCCCCGGTGTCACGGCCAACATCGTCGGGCTCTCCGACGGCGGCAACGGCAAGATCAAGGTCGCGGTCGAGGCGACGGTGTTCGGCACCAAGCTGCCGAACCCGGTGGACGTGCTCAGCACCGTCACCGCCAAGGGCGACACCGTGCGGGTGCACGCGGACAATCTGCCGTCCTTCGGCGGTGTCGACCTCGCCGAGAACCGCGTCCGGGCCATCACCGACTTCCAGCAGAAGATCGAGGGGCTGCCCGGCGGCATCCAGCTCGACAAGGTGCAGGCGGCGAAGAGCGGTGTGGAGATCACGGTGAAGGGTTCGAACGTCAAGCTCGCGGGGTAG
- a CDS encoding MoaD/ThiS family protein — MAKVTVRYWAAAKAAAGIAEELFDADTLAEALDAVRGRHPGELVRVLRRCSFLIDGDPVGTRGHETVRLADGGTVEVLPPFAGG, encoded by the coding sequence ATGGCAAAGGTCACGGTGCGCTACTGGGCCGCCGCGAAGGCCGCGGCCGGGATCGCCGAGGAGCTGTTCGACGCGGACACCCTCGCCGAGGCGCTCGACGCCGTGCGTGGGCGACACCCCGGCGAGCTCGTGCGTGTCCTGCGCCGATGCTCGTTCCTCATCGACGGTGACCCCGTGGGCACCCGCGGACATGAGACGGTACGGCTGGCCGACGGCGGCACGGTCGAGGTGCTCCCGCCGTTCGCAGGAGGGTGA